Proteins encoded in a region of the uncultured Erythrobacter sp. genome:
- a CDS encoding 3'(2'),5'-bisphosphate nucleotidase CysQ, producing MIDRNRLQEITREAGRIAYSRWPGAGHEVASWDKTPGNPVSEADLEVDSFLRRELGALLPSAGWLSEETADDPARLKNDLIWLVDPVDGTRDFVRGRDGWAVSVALISAGRPLIGILAAPARGEEWCAVAGQGATLNDAAINASTRDSFSGSRIPIDQLPSVDSDLVVVNKPNSIALRIAMVAADQADLVATLRWGFEWDVAAATLIAREAGAQVSDAFGKPLGYNKRDPRDFGVLACSPAIHGEAVARLADRANQLK from the coding sequence ATGATTGATAGGAATCGCCTTCAGGAGATAACCCGGGAAGCGGGTAGAATCGCGTATTCGCGCTGGCCCGGTGCCGGGCATGAGGTTGCGTCCTGGGACAAGACGCCCGGCAACCCTGTGAGTGAGGCGGATCTTGAAGTCGATTCGTTCCTTCGGCGCGAGCTCGGTGCACTGCTGCCATCAGCAGGGTGGCTTTCCGAAGAGACGGCTGATGATCCCGCTCGGCTCAAGAACGATCTGATCTGGCTGGTTGATCCAGTCGATGGCACGCGCGATTTCGTGCGCGGACGTGATGGCTGGGCGGTTTCAGTCGCGCTTATAAGCGCGGGGCGCCCGTTGATCGGCATCCTAGCGGCTCCGGCGCGGGGCGAAGAATGGTGCGCGGTGGCGGGACAAGGAGCAACTCTCAACGATGCTGCGATCAACGCCAGCACGCGCGACAGTTTCAGCGGATCGCGCATCCCGATCGACCAATTGCCGAGCGTCGATTCGGATCTCGTGGTCGTGAACAAGCCGAACTCGATTGCCCTGAGGATCGCGATGGTCGCTGCAGACCAAGCCGATCTCGTCGCGACGTTGCGTTGGGGCTTCGAATGGGACGTCGCCGCCGCCACATTGATCGCACGTGAGGCAGGTGCGCAGGTCTCCGATGCGTTCGGCAAGCCGTTAGGCTACAACAAGCGCGATCCCCGAGATTTCGGCGTATTGGCCTGCTCGCCCGCGATCCACGGCGAAGCAGTGGCGCGGCTGGCTGACCGGGCGAATCAACTGAAGTAG
- the sucC gene encoding ADP-forming succinate--CoA ligase subunit beta, which translates to MNVHEYQAKELLKEHGLAIPAGHAALTVEEAVAGAKQLPGPLYVVKAQIHAGGRGKGKFKELPEDAKGGVRLAFSLDEVESHAKEMLGNTLVTIQTGDAGKQVNRLYVTDGVDIESEYYLAMLVDRATGRVAMVASTEGGMDIEDVAHETPEKITTITIDPAQGFMPHHGRAVAFALKLSGALNKKCQKLAAQLYTAFMASDCEMLEINPLVETKPDAEGNADLLVLDTKMSFDGNALYRHPAIEKMRDETEEDPAEVEASEYDLAYIKLDGNIGCMVNGAGLAMATMDIIKLNGAFPANFLDVGGGATTEKVTAAFKIILADDAVEGILVNIFGGIMRCDTIAEGIVAAAKEVELDVPLVVRLEGTNVDKGKEILANSGLPIVPADDLGDAAKKIVAEVRQAA; encoded by the coding sequence ATGAACGTCCATGAATATCAGGCCAAGGAACTGCTCAAGGAACACGGGCTTGCCATTCCCGCGGGCCACGCGGCGCTGACCGTCGAGGAAGCGGTTGCCGGGGCCAAGCAGCTTCCAGGACCGCTCTATGTGGTTAAGGCGCAGATTCACGCCGGTGGACGCGGCAAAGGCAAGTTCAAGGAACTGCCCGAGGATGCCAAGGGCGGTGTCCGCCTCGCCTTCTCGCTCGACGAAGTGGAAAGCCACGCCAAGGAAATGCTCGGCAACACGCTGGTTACGATCCAGACCGGCGACGCGGGCAAACAGGTCAATCGCCTCTACGTCACAGACGGCGTCGATATCGAAAGCGAATACTACCTCGCCATGCTGGTGGACCGCGCGACTGGCCGTGTCGCGATGGTCGCATCGACCGAAGGCGGGATGGATATCGAGGACGTCGCCCACGAAACGCCTGAGAAGATCACCACGATCACGATCGACCCGGCACAGGGATTCATGCCGCATCATGGCCGTGCAGTTGCTTTCGCACTCAAACTGTCGGGTGCGCTGAACAAGAAGTGCCAGAAGCTCGCCGCCCAGCTCTACACGGCCTTTATGGCGAGCGATTGTGAGATGCTCGAAATCAACCCGCTGGTCGAAACCAAGCCTGACGCAGAGGGCAATGCCGATCTGCTGGTGCTCGACACCAAGATGAGCTTCGACGGCAACGCGCTCTATCGCCACCCGGCAATCGAAAAAATGCGCGACGAGACCGAGGAAGACCCTGCTGAAGTCGAAGCTAGCGAATACGACCTCGCCTATATCAAGCTCGACGGCAATATCGGCTGCATGGTCAACGGTGCGGGCCTTGCGATGGCGACGATGGATATCATCAAGCTCAACGGTGCGTTCCCGGCCAACTTCCTGGACGTAGGCGGCGGCGCGACGACCGAGAAGGTGACGGCAGCGTTCAAGATCATCCTCGCCGATGACGCTGTCGAAGGCATTCTGGTGAACATCTTCGGCGGGATCATGCGCTGCGACACCATCGCTGAAGGCATCGTTGCAGCGGCCAAGGAAGTCGAGCTCGACGTGCCACTGGTCGTCCGTCTCGAAGGCACCAATGTCGACAAGGGTAAGGAAATCCTCGCCAATTCCGGCCTGCCGATTGTCCCAGCTGACGATCTGGGCGACGCCGCGAAGAAGATCGTCGCCGAGGTGAGGCAGGCGGCTTAA
- a CDS encoding DUF6265 family protein has product MNAIGHVLGAVFAALALAGTAAAQESAPETRIGEKGFESRPATLDQVDWLVGQWVGEGIQGAPAMESWLPPSGGTMVGTFVQETTDGAIMFTEHMYLMQENGTLVLRLKHFNADLTGWEEKDDMLTFRLIAVEPCAVFFNALTLRCADPENPGSGLVAAVRMKSEKLEPQELIFNFRAAERSTGSYDCDGTTVAINDCLGDVSDRAKLRQARYLEAALGSNDNDSALADQIRESDIAFNLYRDRECIAVYEAWKEGSIRNAMTLRCMIRLTDQRTHDIWRNWLTYQDSSAPILPEPAPTR; this is encoded by the coding sequence ATGAATGCAATCGGACACGTATTGGGGGCTGTCTTCGCGGCGTTAGCCCTTGCCGGGACAGCGGCAGCGCAGGAATCGGCACCGGAAACCCGGATCGGCGAGAAGGGCTTCGAATCGCGCCCCGCCACTCTCGATCAGGTGGATTGGCTGGTCGGTCAGTGGGTCGGTGAGGGCATTCAGGGCGCGCCTGCGATGGAAAGCTGGTTGCCACCCTCTGGCGGGACCATGGTCGGGACCTTCGTGCAGGAGACCACCGATGGCGCGATCATGTTCACCGAGCATATGTATCTGATGCAGGAGAACGGCACGCTGGTCCTGCGGCTAAAGCACTTCAACGCCGACCTGACCGGGTGGGAAGAGAAGGACGATATGCTCACGTTCCGCCTCATTGCGGTTGAGCCCTGCGCGGTGTTCTTCAATGCTCTGACGTTGCGCTGCGCTGATCCGGAGAACCCTGGAAGTGGCCTAGTCGCAGCAGTTCGGATGAAGAGCGAAAAGCTCGAACCACAGGAGCTCATCTTCAACTTTCGCGCCGCTGAGCGGTCGACCGGATCATACGATTGCGATGGTACGACTGTCGCTATCAACGATTGCCTCGGTGACGTGAGTGATCGCGCCAAGCTACGTCAGGCGCGTTACCTTGAAGCGGCGCTAGGCTCGAACGACAACGACAGTGCTCTGGCCGATCAGATCCGCGAATCCGATATTGCCTTCAACTTGTACCGTGATCGGGAATGCATCGCGGTCTACGAAGCTTGGAAGGAAGGTTCGATCCGTAACGCGATGACTTTGCGCTGCATGATCCGCCTGACCGACCAACGCACGCACGATATCTGGCGCAATTGGCTGACCTATCAGGATAGCAGCGCACCGATATTGCCAGAGCCAGCGCCGACGCGTTGA